A genome region from Triticum aestivum cultivar Chinese Spring chromosome 2B, IWGSC CS RefSeq v2.1, whole genome shotgun sequence includes the following:
- the LOC123046048 gene encoding uncharacterized protein — protein MGLCLSKKQQRRQEEQPRNAAKRSGKDAAPLATEEKRAPTTAKPAPSRKATAPRAEEPAADKRTVFVVKAAAAAAAAEVASGGESDGVKRAPPAPAAPVEEAAKPAVVSRVPVRTSSCTKEEVDAILIQCGRLSRSSSASGKAAASGESGGGHRRYSGSKRSYDFDLERRAGGVDDECDWDRLGGGAAASRPSPRRRTPDRKRSASHESRSGAGSGSRRVSRSPGRRGEGATAAASSVGVERFARQPGKLVSVPAREKGRAPSPVKAAPSGKRYASPTLRSNSPARAVAVANENAGVQPTHGPSLSRSSSRKADNSPYRRNPMSELDENALANNHHTTNNGKPQNQKKPIESVAAVSQRLGERCQTAKDKTEITEEAVAPDTKAPSARMNATHTVSIVAESVVNNMRAGPGCRSSRRSSRDFDHSGSSFAFVEDSVAPDTRAPSSKINATHSVNIVAESVGSTKAGRSSRRSSRDFDHAFLNEAMASETKAPSSRMNATHTVSIVSESVASQKAGPAGRSSRRSSRDFDHNGNSYASLLLEDIQSYHQQNASDTAVAAPAFSLPACVSKACSILEAVADLNSSPSENRSFELDRSADDKGSANVSCYSAGKAAAAGTHVVESEVVVKDDLMEPSLHKYVSVRDIRGEAELQESAGSNSFAGNPWTCSWEPNSVDSTDRTWTASQSNSDDAEQRSGGTVGTLEQSWQSKQESGGRAWLGSDGSAQLGRGAHRGGGGVARSDVRTASANSSSA, from the exons ATGGGTCTCTGCCTCAGCAagaagcagcagcggcggcaagaGGAGCAGCCGCGCAATGCGGCCAAGAGGAGCGGCAAGGACGCCGCCCCGCTAGCCACGGAGGAGAAGAGGGCGCCGACGACGGCCAAGCCGGCGCCGTCCAGGAAGGCCACTGCGCCCAGGGCGGAGGAGCCGGCGGCGGACAAGCGGACGGTGTTCGTGGTCAAGGctgcggccgccgccgcggctgccGAGGTGGCGAGCGGCGGGGAGAGCGACGGGGTGAAGAGGGCGCCCCCCGCTCCGGCCGCACCGGTCGAGGAGGCAGCGAAGCCGGCGGTCGTTAGCAGGGTGCCGGTGCGGACCTCCAGCTGCACCAAGGAGGAGGTGGACGCGATTCTGATCCAGTGCGGCCGGCTCAGCCGGAGCTCGTCGGCGTCGGGGAAGGCGGCTGCATCGGGCGAGAGCGGCGGGGGCCATAGGAGGTACTCTGGATCTAAGAGGAGCTACGACTTCGACCTGGAGAGGAGGGCTGGGGGCGTCGACGACGAGTGCGACTGGGACAGGCTGGGCGGAGGCGCCGCCGCGTCGAGGCCCTCGCCGCGCCGGAGGACGCCGGACCGTAAGCGGTCGGCCAGCCACGAGAGCCGAAGCGGTGCCGGGAGCGGGAGCAGGAGAGTGAGCCGCTCGCCCGGACGGCGCGGCGAGGGTGCAACcgcggcggcgagctccgtgggCGTCGAGCGGTTTGCGCGGCAGCCCGGGAAGTTGGTGTCGGTCCCGGCCCGAGAGAAAGGGCGCGCGCCGTCGCCGGTGAAGGCTGCGCCGTCTGGGAAGAGGTACGCGTCGCCAACCCTGAGGTCCAACTCCCCCGCAAGGGCGGTGGCCGTCGCGAATGAGAACGCCGGGGTGCAACCGACGCACGGGCCGTCGCTGAGCCGAAGCTCGTCGAGGAAGGCCGATAACTCGCCGTACCGTCGCAACCCCATGTCGGAGCTCGACGAGAACGCACTGGCCAACAACCACCACACCACCAACAACGGCAAGCCCCAAAATCAAAAG AAACCCATCGAGAGTGTCGCCGCCGTTTCACAGAGGTTGGGGGAGCGCTGCCAGACTGCGAAGGACAAGACGGAGATCACGGAGGAGGCCGTGGCGCCGGACACCAAGGCACCGTCCGCGAGGATGAACGCGACGCACACGGTGAGCATTGTGGCCGAGAGCGTCGTCAACAACATGAGGGCGGGGCCTGGGTGCCGGTCGTCGCGGCGGTCCTCGCGGGACTTCGACCACAGCGGCAGTTCTTTCGCCTTCGTGGAGGATTCCGTTGCGCCAGACACCAGAGCGCCGTCTTCCAAGATCAACGCGACGCACTCGGTGAACATTGTGGCCGAGAGCGTCGGGAGCACAAAGGCGGGgcggtcgtcgaggaggtcgtccCGAGACTTCGACCACGCCTTCCTGAATGAGGCCATGGCGTCGGAGACAAAAGCACCGTCGTCCAGGATGAACGCGACGCACACGGTGAGCATCGTGTCGGAGAGCGTTGCCAGCCAGAAAGCCGGGCCGGCAGGCCGGTCGTCGAGGCGGTCATCCCGCGACTTCGATCACAACGGCAACTCCTATGCCTCCCTGCTCCTCGAAGACATCCAGAGCTATCACCAGCAGAACGCCAGCGACACGGCCGTGGCGGCGCCGGCGTTCTCGCTCCCGGCGTGCGTGTCCAAAGCCTGCTCCATCCTTGAAGCGGTCGCGGACCTCAACTCCTCGCCGTCGGAGAACAGGAGCTTTGAGCTGGACCGGTCGGCCGACGACAAGGGGTCGGCCAACGTGAGCTGCTACAGCgccgggaaggcggcggcggcgggcacgcACGTCGTCGAGTCCGAGGTCGTTGTCAAGGACGACCTCATGGAGCCGAGCCTGCACAAGTACGTGTCCGTGCGGGACATCCGCGGCGAGGCCGAGCTGCAGGAGTCCGCCGGGAGCAACAGCTTCGCCGGCAACCCGTGGACGTGCTCGTGGGAGCCCAATTCCGTCGACTCCACCGACCGGACGTGGACGGCCTCGCAGTCCAACAGCGACGATGCCGAGCAGcgcagcggcggcacggtcggcacACTCGAACAGTCTTGGCAGAGCAAGCAGGAGTCCGGTGGCCGTGCGTGGTTGGGCTCTGACGGCAGTGCTCAGCTCGGGCGCGGTGCtcatcggggcggcggcggcgtcgcgcgATCCGATGTTCGTACTGCATCAGCGAACTCTTCTAGCGCTTAG